One region of Trichosurus vulpecula isolate mTriVul1 chromosome 1, mTriVul1.pri, whole genome shotgun sequence genomic DNA includes:
- the ASF1B gene encoding histone chaperone ASF1B, with protein sequence MPPQSGVETARGGRERKSGGGGASGSCCLEGALHSCPRKAMAKVSVLNVSVLENPSAFHSPFQFEISFECSEALADDLEWKIIYVGSAESEEFDQILDSVLVGPVPAGRHMFVFQADAPNASLIPETDAVGVTVVLITCTYHGQEFIRVGYYVNNEYTNPELRENPPLKPDFSQLQRNILASNPRVTRFHINWDSTTDKLEDIENQDPVLNMGLPLSCPPTKGLDLPDCAPSIIPENSMDCI encoded by the exons atGCCGCCTCAGTCTGGTGTGGAAACCGCGCGGGGGGGACGCGAGAGGAAGAGCGGCGGCGGCGGTGCCAGCGGCAGCTGCTGCTTGGAGGGTGCCCTTCATTCCTGCCCCCGCAAGGCCATGGCCAAAGTTTCGGTTCTGAACGTGTCGGTGCTGGAGAATCCGAGCGCTTTCCACAGCCCCTTCCAGTTCGAGATCAGCTTCGAGTGCAGCGAGGCCTTGGCCGATG ACTTGGAATGGAAAATCATTTATGTGGGTTCAGCAGAGAGTGAGGAGTTTGACCAGATACTAGACTCAGTACTGGTCGGGCCAGTCCCAGCAGGGCGCCACATGTTTGTCTTTCAG GCAGATGCCCCTAATGCCTCCCTAATCCCAGAAACTGATGCAGTGGGTGTAACTGTGGTCCTTATAACCTGCACCTACCATGGGCAGGAGTTCATCCGAGTTGGCTACTATGTCAACAATGAATATACTAACCCTGAGCTTCGGGAGAACCCACCCCTGAAACCAGACTTCTCTCAG CTCCAGCGAAACATCTTGGCTTCTAATCCCCGAGTCACTCGATTCCATATCAACTGGGACAGTACCACAGACAAACTGGAGGACATTGAAAACCAAGACCCTGTCTTAAACATGGGGCTACCTCTGAGTTGTCCCCCAACCAAAGGATTAGATCTTCCAGACTGTGCCCCCAGCATCATTCCTGAAAATTCCATGGACTGCATCTAA